One genomic segment of Tripterygium wilfordii isolate XIE 37 chromosome 9, ASM1340144v1, whole genome shotgun sequence includes these proteins:
- the LOC120004831 gene encoding adenine nucleotide transporter BT1, chloroplastic/mitochondrial-like, with protein sequence MGRRRIELFDDKQDGFFTICNLGSQWGVPDGSCHPPGGLFASINYIGSGFGISSNSPDSRDNNSLKSLYSNLYVKYISSAEGARIVGVPEEEEALKKKKGGLKLKIKVKNPSLRRLISGGVAGAISRTAVAPLETIRTHLMVGSGGHSTTEVFHDIMKIDGWKGLFRGNLVNVIRVAPSKAIELFVYDTVNKNLSPKPGKQAKLPLPASLVAGACAGVSSTLCTYPLELVKTRLTIQRGVYKGIVDAFVKILREEGPGELYRGLAPSLIGVVPYAATNYFAYDTLRKAYRKVFKQEKIGNIETLLIGSAAGAISSSATFPLEVARKHMQVGAVSGRQVYKNVMHALASILEQEGIHGLYKGLGPSCLKLVPAAGISFMCYEACKRILVEEDEEA encoded by the exons ATGGGTAGGAGACGAATTGAGTTGTTCGATGATAAACAAGATGGGTTTTTCACAATTTGTAATTTGGGGTCTCAATGGGGTGTTCCGGATGGGAGCTGTCACCCTCCTGGAGGTTTGTTTGCTAGCATCAATTACATAGGCTCAGGGTTTGGTATTTCATCAAATTCTCCAGATTCTCGTGATAATAACAGCCTAAAATCTCTGTATTCCAATTTGTATGTCAAATATATATCCTCGGCTGAGGGAGCTCGCATTGTGGGGGTCCCAGAGGAGGAAGAGGCtctaaagaagaaaaagggCGGCCTTAAATTGAAGATTAAGGTAAAAAATCCGTCCTTGAGGCGCTTAATAAGTGGGGGCGTCGCTGGGGCCATTTCTCGGACTGCAGTGGCTCCTTTGGAGACTATAAGGACGCATTTGATGGTGGGGAGTGGTGGGCATTCTACAACTGAGGTGTTCCATGATATCATGAAGATTGATGGGTGGAAGGGGTTGTTTAGGGGAAATCTAGTTAATGTCATTCGGGTTGCACCTAGCAAGGCCATTGAG TTGTTTGTTTACGACACAGTTAACAAGAATTTGTCACCGAAACCTGGGAAACAAGCAAAACTTCCTCTTCCTGCCTCATTAGTTGCTGGGGCTTGTGCTGGAGTAAGCTCGACTTTGTGCACATATCCTTTGGAGTTGGTCAAGACTCGATTAACCATACAG AGAGGTGTTTATAAGGGTATAGTAGATGCATTCGTCAAAATATTGCGAGAAGAGGGCCCTGGAGAACTCTACAGGGGCCTTGCCCCGAGTCTAATTGGAGTGGTTCCTTATGCTGCCACAAATTACTTTGCGTATGACACATTACGAAAAGCCTATAGGAAGGTTTTTAAGCAAGAAAAGATTGGCAACATAGAAACCCTATTGATCGGATCAGCTGCCGGTGCAATCTCAAGCAGTGCAACTTTTCCTCTTGAGGTGGCTCGGAAACACATGCAGGTAGGAGCTGTCAGTGGGAGGCAGGTATACAAGAATGTGATGCACGCACTCGCCAGCATACTCGAACAAGAAGGGATTCATGGTTTGTACAAGGGGCTAGGCCCTAGCTGCTTGAAGTTGGTGCCTGCTGCTGGGATTTCCTTTATGTGCTATGAAGCTTGCAAGAGGATACTTGTAGAGGAGGATGAGGAGGCATAG
- the LOC120006455 gene encoding leucine--tRNA ligase, cytoplasmic-like has product MATKHAVFLAKRDRLRQIESKVRSWWEDKSVSSSQTSYKKFLTGIMSKPYWPWGFQYNSENRFKSTVNFPSPGEAVRAFSADATLFTIADHSADSVDPRNLTKTLSSVVMQLTQEIEWVEEVLAADQSSFRTGSPSSFPDRAFENQMNLAVKITKIHFHKPSFCYLQNARDLYSFSCGSGGGGMNHELVWRYMDVQTRLMTPICPHYADYVWRELLKKDGPVMKAGFPAAPSPDMNLHAANEYLHDVIIMINRKASRDKKITEENKKATSCLIYVKEQDYEERQELLRMVQSKRDNKSCTFGDLEEFYMASPSWESKVIEGNIDLIKRLTGLEDVQALSATDLDALAKAGPLFSKLYEKPPFPGHPTVILLTR; this is encoded by the exons ATGGCAACGAAGCATGCGGTATTCCTTGCCAAGAGAGACCGTCTCCGCCAGATTGAGTCAAAGGTTCGAAGTTGGTGGGAAGACAAAAGTGTTTCTAGTTCCCAAACTTCATACAAGAAATTTTTAACAGGGATTATGTCGAAACCTTACTGGCCTTGGGGGTTTCAGTATAACTCTGAGAATAGGTTCAAATCCACCGTCAATTTTCCTTCACCCGGAGAAGCTGTCAGGGCATTTTCTGCTGATGCCACACTATTTACTATTGCCGATCATTCTGCTGACAGTGTCGATCCTCGGAATTTAACCAAAACTCTATCCTCTGTAGTTATGCAGCTTACTCAAGAGATTGAATGGGTGGAAGAGGTTTTGGCTGCAGATCAATCCTCCTTCCGAACGGGTTCCCCATCTAGTTTTCCAGACAGGGCCTTCGAGAACCAGATGAATCTTGCTGTCAAAATCACCAAAATACATTTCCATAAGCCTAGCTTCTGTTATCTTCAGAATGCCAGGGATTTGTACAGCTTTTCATGtggcagtggtggtggtggcatGAACCATGAGTTAGTGTGGCGTTATATGGACGTTCAGACGCGCCTAATGACTCCAATTTGCCCCCATTATGCCGACTACGTTTGGAGGGAGCTTTTGAAGAAGGATGGCCCTGTGATGAAAGCGGGTTTTCCAGCTGCACCTTCTCCTGATATGAACCTCCATGCAGCCAATGAGTATTTGCACGATGTAATTATAATGATTAATCGAAAGGCTTCTAGAGACAAGAAAATTACTGAAGAAAATAAGAAGGCGACATCATGCCTGATATATGTCAAGGAGCAGGATTATGAAGAGAGACAAGAGTTGTTGAGAATGGTTCAAAGCAAACGCGATAATAAGTCTTGTACTTTTGGAGACTTGGAGGAATTTTATATGGCGAGTCCATCTTGGGAGAGCAAGGTTATAGAGGGGAATATTGACTTGATTAAGAGACTAACTGGTCTTGAAGACGTGCAAGCATTGTCTGCCACTGACCTTGATGCCCTTGCCAAAGCTGGTCCTCTGTTCTCAAAGCTATATGAAAAACCTCCATTCCCTGGGCATCCGACTGTCATCCTCTTGACCAG ATGA